From the genome of Malus sylvestris chromosome 13, drMalSylv7.2, whole genome shotgun sequence:
GTACTTTTCTTTCCACTTTTCTGCTTTTTCTTTCGGCCTGTTCAACTAAAAGCAAAAGAATCCCTAATTGCGCCCCTGCTTTACTTGCTTGTTTAGCAGCTTGTTCATCTCGTTCCCCCCATTCAATCCTCACCCATCCCGAAAACCCGTTTGAAGAAACGGGCACCCTGGAACCAGAAAGCTGCAGACTAACTTCCTCGCTTATCCTCTTGCCTCCAAACCGCCCATCTCTGGCCACGATGGCGTCAAGCCATGGGCACTCTGGCTGTCTCTTTGGTGAGAGTTACCACTTCCTGCACTATGTTCCTGGAGGTTACCATGTCGTGGCTTATATGATGAATCTTGCGCATGCCCCACCGCCACCTAGTAGAGTGCTCTGTTTCTCTGCCCAAGTCATCAGATTTGTTGGTGAGAATCGAGACTTCTAAAGAGAGAGGTGCAGAAAGAAGAGAATATCACAAGCTCGGAACTTCATACATGGCCCAGCAATCTAACAGCTGCATCAACCTGGGCACTTCGTAGCACCAGCAGCAACaatagcaccaccaccaccagcaaTGGATAGCCATGCAATACCCGGCGACGGCGACAATGGCGATGATGCAGCAGTAGATGATGGTGTACCCGCAGCATTACATGCCTTACGGGGTGACTTCTCATCATCCTCACCACAATCCGAACCACCATCGGCCTCAGGCTGTGGCGTATCAGCAGTAACAGCAACAGCAGCAGTCGCCGTCACAAAAATAGGGGCCTAACAACGAGGTCAAGACCATCTGGGTTGGTAACCTTCATCATTGGATGGACGAGACTTACCTTCACGGATGCTTTGCGCACACTGGACAAtggtttcttttatgattgTAAGAGGGGAATTTTGAGGAAGGTGAGGAGGAGGGTGAGAGTCCCTGAGAgtttttttagagaaaaagagagttcTTTTCTCTGAGGACACATAAAcgaatagagagagaaagagatatgAGATGACATGGTGGCTTGCTGTTTCTGGGGGTTTTCTGGAAAAGATTTGGGTTcttggtttctgcagattcatggcagaggtgaaaaaatgaaagataacTGACACAACTTTTTGTATCGTTTCCCAcatacggcgccaaatgttgatgcacaaaactggaggggtcttagaacaacataaatcagaccgtgaatctgcaagaaatgtaaataacacaagatgtatcgtggttcaccccaaggtttgggctacgtccacactgatattgtatttctgagggagagagagctctgaatatgagagtgagagctttgagggGATGAGAGGGCTTAAGAAATGGCCTTTGGAAGCGAGCAggctcccctaattgtgagggtgaggggtcctattatagaataagggctcatcacttattacatatttgccccttcctttattatataattacatttaagtcccctgagtatttatacgagatcaaAATACAagggccctaagtatggtataaacaagaaGGTTGCTCAcctttccaaaattgaaaaagaaaatattttttactAGCATCGCATTTTAATTTTATGCTTACACAACTACCTTCAGAGGTGTAGTGCAATATATTCGAAGTTTCATATAATTTTCCACTTACATATTCTAATTCATGATTTCTTATGCGTTGACCAATATATGGAATAAAAAAGTATGTGAGTTTCACATGGCAATTATAGTTCAATACATGGAAACTCATAAATTAGTTTGATTATGGGCTAGTTTATGATGTTTATCTCATACACATTCAATTTTTCTCATATTTTCGAATTCCGTGatgtttagacacataaatcaTTATACTATTGAATCCACCTAGTGTTAGTAATATGATTAGTTTTTTGtgtatgtaaaaataaagaaaggaaAACATCTATAAGCACAACACAAGAATGTCAAGAAACAAGAGGAGTTGTAATGAATGAAACCCTAAAGAAAAACATATAGGATAATAGGCGATTAAAAATAGGTAAGGCGTGATGAAAATACTATACAAGAAATCAGAATAATGATCCATGCAGGTCATTGAATTTTATTAGCAAAAGCAACCCTGTGGATACAGGGTCATATCAATCCATCTCATTACACAAGCACATTCCTTACACAGATTACATTGATTTTTAACAAATTTATTAGCACTTTTTGTTGCACATGCATCTACGGCGGAAGCCACGACATTTGCCTCCAGTGAACTGCTCCCTTTTGCAGGTGTTTTTACAGTTAGTGGATGAAAAGCACAACCCCTTGAACTTGCCGCTCGCAGCCTCGCAGGTCCTTTCCTGAACTTCCTTGCTTGACTTATTCCTTGCCTCAACACCCAATGGCCCCATCTCTGTCAAATCCCATtgatcaaattttttttggtcgaataAGATGCGTTATTGAAAACATCATAAgaaattaattacttaaaagtGGTATAATTACCGGTAGCGGCTAAAAGCAGGACAAGAACGAAGGCAGCTGAAACAAGACGCGTGGAACGCTCCATTTGAATGTGTGTTTATGTGAGTGTGTGCTTGATCTGTGTGTTTGTATGTGCGTGCTTGTGTATGATAAGAGGTCTTAGACGCTAATGCAAAGAACAATAACCATGCAAGGCTTATTATACAGGGGATCTAGGGCAGATTAAAGAGGATTGTTCTCCATAAAAAGAGGTAACTCCATACCCAAAATAAAAAGTTGAAATTTTCAGCTTAATTGGCACCCTAAACCAAATTTCTATTTTTGTTGACTAAGTTCTCCGCCCTATATTTTTCTATGCACATTTAACTTTTGTTTTAAAAGAATGTATGGGTATTAAGAATATTTGAGTCTGGAGAAGGTTAGATATGTGCATGTGCCATGCATAGTAATATTATTGATGTTATCGGGCCATGCCTTCAAATAAacgaggaaagagaaagaaagagaaacaacaggaccatgcatgcatatttctGCGCTCAACTGAAATGTCTTTCTCTGTCCGTTCTTCCCACACGAACGATGACAATATTCCtttatttcatataattttccaCTTACATATTGTAATTCATAATCCTTTATTCAATAcatgaaaacacatgaattgGATTGATTGGGGCTAGTTGATAATCTCATACACATTCTATCTTTTCTCAAATTTTTGAATTCTCCGATATTCAGACACACATACCTCATCATATTGTTGAATAAGAGCTtgtttaaaagtacttttaaaataattgaaacgcTTTTGGTGAAATTAATTTTGAGTTCTAAAAGCAAGTGTTTTTTGAACGAAGCACCAAATATATGTTTCTTGCAAGAAACATTTAAATGCTTTTTAAGGATCTATTTGGATTTTTACTATGGAttggtttcaaaagcattttcatcaaaatcacTTTTAGTTATTCTAAAAGTATTTCCAAACGAACCCTCTACTTAGTGCCAATAGGATGATTAATTTTGTGTATctgacaaaggaaaaaaaaaacatctataAGCACAACACAAGAATGTTAAGAAACAAAAGGAGCAGTAATGAAAGAAACCCTGTCGAAACAGGGTGATTTAGTTAAATAGCAAGAGTGGCCACTATATAGAAGGCTTAATAAATCTATCTCATTACACACAAGCACAGTCCAAAGTCCACAGACTCATCTCTCGCGCACAGATTCCAAACTACTATATAACAAAGTTAGCATTGTTTGGCGCACATGCATCTACGGCGGAAGCCATGGCATTGTCCTCCATTGAAGCCCTCTGACTTGCAGGTGTTTACGCAGTTGCTTGTGAAAAAGCACACTGCCTTGAACTTGCTGCTCTGAGACTCGCACGTCCTTCtcttggagagatttttcagtgtgactgtCACATAAGGcggtacaccacgtgtctctATGTAAATGAttggatatgtgtgttaaaaggttaataacttaaaaattaaaatttttcaccacttacataaaaacacacggtgtaccatccgtattcccatcacaactaaaaaatTTCCCTTCTCTCGACAGCCATTGGTCCCATCtctaccaaattcaaactcattaAAACGACATCAATCTTTAGCTTAAAATCATATTAATTAAGAAAAGAGACATGTTTAAGACTGCTTATGGAAGGCTTAAAGTGTTTTCTCACGACAAAAATGCTTCTAATTATAATTACGTAtgacataaattaaaaaaacacttttgagtCGTGGAGGCATGGACGGAGTCAGAAACACTTTTTTAGTGGAGACAACTTTTAaagattaaattaaattgaaaattcaatACAATGTATCTACTTTTATCCAACTACATGATTTTGGACTGGTGTTTAGAACGCTAAAATTGCCAACCATTAGCTTACATGACTAGGAAGGGTGAGAGGATAGGAAGTATAGAACGTAAGAggacaatttatatttttagttggaGCAATTTTCCATCATAAAAAGAGTTGAGTGGTGGCAACTGCCCCCAGTGGGCATATGCTGCCTAGTGCCTCCGTCCATGCGTGGAAGTACTTCATGTTCAATAAATATTtgtacatatttataatattaattataaaagGCAAAAGGGTTTATAAGCATAATTGCTTCTTTCATACCAATAGTAGCAAAAAACAAGACATGGACGAAGGCGACTGGAACAAGACGCATTGAGGACTTCCTGTTAGATCTATGTGTGTTTTGTGAGTGTGTGCTTGATCTGTGCGTGTGTGCTTGTGTATGAATTAGAGATCAGATTTTGCTGATACAGACAACTATAACCATGCATAGCTTATTAttatgggagttttaacgaaaagcctatggtactgttcattttaacgaaaaaccacatttttacactaaaaagtcaaacatggtactattcactttaccctttattttgtccttatcattaaaactcaaagttttcaagtcattttcattagttttccttattatatATGGAAAGAAGATCCATTTCCGAAAACGGATCTCAGCTCCATAGCCAAAATAAGCAGTTGAAAAATTCCAGCTTAAAAGGCACCACAAACCAAATTCCTATTTTTGTTAACTAAGTTTTGGCTTCATAATTTAGATTACTGTAACCTAATTACAATTTTCATATACATAACAACTTTTTAACAAGTTTACAGTTAAGATTTCAAACTTAGGGTTGGTTAAAAACTTAGGATCATAATATTGATAAATATAAGTTCTTATAAATGCATACTATAGCAATACCACACATACTATGTAGAGAATATGTAGAGAAGTGGGAGCAAAATGTgttagtgttttaaaaataGGTAAGAATAATGAAAACACTACACAAGACATAAAATTAATGATCCATGCAGGGTCATTCAATTTATTAGCAAAAGCTACCCTGTGGATACAGAGTCATTTCAATCCATCTCATTACACAAGCACGATCCCAACAcatattacattttttttaacaaattaattagCACTTTTTGTTGCACATGCATCTACGACGAAAGCCCTGGCATTGGCCTCCGGTGAATTTCTCCACTTTGCAAGTGTTTTTACAGTTGGTAGACGAAAAGCACAACCCCTTGAACTTGCCGCTCGCAGCCTCACATGTCCTTTCCTTAGCTACCTTGTCTGACTTACTCCTTGCCTCAACACCCATTGGTCCCATCTCTGTAAAATCAAATtacattaaatataaaaatcagCTTTTTGTCAAATAAGATGTTTTATTCAAAACATCATAAGAAGTTAATTATTAAAAAGAGGTATAATTACCGGTAGCAGCGAAAAGCAGGACAAGAACGAAGGCAGCTGAAACAAGACGCATAGAATGCTCCATTTGAATAtgtgtttctttggtgtgtgatatgtgtgtttgtgtgtgtgtgcttgTGTATGATAAGAGAGATCTCAATCGCTAATGCAAAGAACAATAACCATGGAAGGCTTATTATATAGGGGATATATGGCAGATTAAAGAGGATTGATCTCCGTAAAGAAAGGTAGCTCCACGCCCAAAATAAAAGGTTGAAATATTCAGCTTAATTGGCACCATAAACCAAATTCCTATTTTTATTGACTAAGTTCTCCACACTACAATTTTCTATGCACATTAGGTTCTCTTTTTCAAGCACATTTAACATTTCCTTTAAAATAATATTTGGGTTATAAGCACATTTGGCTTATTATTCAGATTTTTATATGTAAACGAAGCGCCATATATATCTCATCGGAAAGACCATAGTTCTTATAacgatataattttttttaaaatttttttgtttgtttataccataataatttaaattatatAGATAAGGATTTGAACATTAGGTATAGAGAAGATTATTACGTTACATTAGCTAACTTGGCTAAGCCTagtaaaatgaatttaaaagtAGAATAGTGGAGGAAATAATGATTAATTGTATTTCAAACATAGGACATTACAAAGACTTAAATTTGTTGACAAATAAAGAAGTTACATATAGCATGTCATATTGTATAAAATAATTCATGACGGTGCTACTTAACAAACAAGAACATTAGAAATCATAACAACGATACAATATTAACAATCCAACTATGACTTGGGTCATTTATTTATTCCGGCTAGCTCCACACTAGTACCAAAGTACATATGTCCATGAACACACTGTTAATTAAGTGATTAGTGATCAGCTTATCAATAgcttaattaattagctaattaacaaTGTCCAGTGCAAAAGCATATATGGCGTAATTAAGCCACGACAGTGGCCTCTGGGGTGTAAGAAGGATGAAGTTCAAAAGTGTGATCCAAGTGAAGAGACTATCAATGGTTAAAACAAAAGCCATGTGTCAAAAGATTAAATCAGCTAAAATACATATAGTTAGTTAGTTGGAATCTGGAGAGGTTAGATAACTTGGTTAGAAGAAGTTAGTTGAGATAAGGAGGTTATGAATTACTTGCTTCACAAGTCTTGTAGCTGAACACATATATAAGTGAGCGTTGTAAATCATATGGTATTAAGAAAGAAAGCTTTTATCTGATATACATCTctatctcttttctctctctgttcAACCTTTTCTATTTCTCTCTGTGAAACTATCTTAACATGGGGAAGCCCTCAGTTTGGCAAACaacaacataattactttttcTCACGTAGGTTCCCATGAAGCGATTAGTTTGAGACTCCATGTCCTACCCTCAACAACCATCGT
Proteins encoded in this window:
- the LOC126596700 gene encoding uncharacterized protein LOC126596700 — its product is MASSHGHSGCLFGESYHFLHYVPGGYHVVAYMMNLAHAPPPPSRVLCFSAQVIRFVAPAATIAPPPPAMDSHAIPGDGDNGDDAAVDDGVPAALHALRGDFSSSSPQSEPPSASGCGVSAVTATAAVAVTKIGA
- the LOC126597101 gene encoding defensin Tk-AMP-D1.1-like, whose amino-acid sequence is MERSTRLVSAAFVLVLLLAATEMGPLGVEARNKSSKEVQERTCEAASGKFKGLCFSSTNCKNTCKREQFTGGKCRGFRRRCMCNKKC
- the LOC126597099 gene encoding defensin-like protein 4, which encodes MEHSMRLVSAAFVLVLLFAATEMGPMGVEARSKSDKVAKERTCEAASGKFKGLCFSSTNCKNTCKVEKFTGGQCQGFRRRCMCNKKC